A window of Hyperolius riggenbachi isolate aHypRig1 chromosome 1, aHypRig1.pri, whole genome shotgun sequence contains these coding sequences:
- the LOC137519268 gene encoding ornithine decarboxylase antizyme 3-like has product MFQFRHGSKTLNWNGLLANQRLLLDSAANILSCGDRESLVALMNFIELKMDVIWVLLSVRREQENKGQLLRTFSYIGFEIIRPGQAILPSCRDHIFLAYAIDRPGPDLEIAHQSNDKP; this is encoded by the exons ATGTTCCAGTTCAGGCATGGATCTAAGACACTAAATTGGAATGGACTGTTGGCCAATCAGCGACTGCTATTAGATTCTGCAGCCAATATTCTGAGCTGTGGAGATCGGGAGAG CTTGGTGGCTTTGATGAATTTTATAGAACTGAAGATGGATGTGATCTGGGTGCTTCTAAGTGTTCGCAGAGAACAGGAGAACAAAG GGCAACTGCTGCGAACTTTCTCATACATCGGCTTTGAGATCATAAGGCCTGGCCAGGCCATTCTACCTTCATGCAGAGATCACATCTTCCTGGCATACGCCATTGACAGACCAGGCCCAGACCTAGAGATTGCCCATCAAAGTAATGATAAACCGTAG